A genomic stretch from Pseudoliparis swirei isolate HS2019 ecotype Mariana Trench chromosome 18, NWPU_hadal_v1, whole genome shotgun sequence includes:
- the mkrn2 gene encoding E3 ubiquitin-protein ligase makorin-2 isoform X1: protein MSTKQVTCRYFLHGVCREGSRCLFSHDPNTSKPSTICKFYQRGVCAYGERCRYDHIKSTPRGGGGMGGGGGGAPEDHAGLEGAGGGASVRGGLKKPMVLRERVLGVDSMFGGPPDGLGPGVTAAAASPHSYVQATRTGLDPSAQQQAAPPPPMGGAYQDLPQLCPYAAAGHCFYEDNCTYLHGDACEVCGLHVLHPHDPEQRRAHEKMCMLAFEADMEKAFAAQLSQDKVCSICMELVVQKLNPCDRRFGILSSCCHTFCLTCIRQWRCTRNFSNKIIKSCPECRVVSEFVIPSVYWVEDQEEKDHLIDLFKSGVSKKSCKYFDQGRGSCPFGGKCLYLHAFPDGTRAEPDRPRKQLSAEGNVRFMNSVRLWDFIEERDQRPAASLDDDITEMRELFMQMSGPSNDGPESPPPAPDQ from the exons ATGAGCACCAAACAGGTGACCTGCAG GTACTTCCTCCACGGCGTGTGCAGGGAGGGAAGCCGCTGCCTCTTCTCTCACGACCCCAACACcagcaaaccctccaccatCTGCAAGTTCTACCAGAGGGGAGTGTGTGCCTACGGAGAGCGctgcag GTATGACCACATCAAATCTACacccagaggaggagggggaatgggaggtggaggaggcggagctccagaGGATCACGCCGGTCTAGAAGgagctggaggcggggcttcagtCCGAGGTGGACTGAAGAAGCCGATGGTCCTCAGAGAAAGAG tcCTGGGTGTAGACAGCATGTTTGGGGGTCCACCAGACGGTCTGGGTCCAGGCGTCACGGCGGCGGCTGCGTCTCCTCACTCGTACGTCCAAGCCACCAGGACGGGCCTGGACCCTTCTGCCCAGCAACAAG cagcccctccccccccgatGGGCGGGGCTTACCAGGACCTCCCCCAGCTCTGCCCCTACGCCGCCGCCGGCCACTGCTTCTACGAGGACAACTGCACGTACCTGCACGGCGACGCGTGCGAGGTGTGCGGGCTCCACGTGCTCCACCCGCACGACCCCGAGCAGAGGAGAGCGCACGAGAAG ATGTGCATGCTGGCCTTCGAGGCCGACATGGAGAAGGCCTTCGCTGCCCAGCTGAGTCAAGACAAG gtGTGCTCCATCTGCATGGAGCTGGTGGTGCAGAAGCTGAACCCGTGCGACCGCCGGTTCGGCATCCTGTCCTCCTGCTGCCACACCTTCTGCCTGACCTGCATCCGGCAGTGGCGTTGCACCCGCAACTTCAGCAACAAGATCATCAA gtcGTGTCCAGAGTGCCGGGTGGTCTCAGAGTTCGTCATCCCCTCTGTCTACTGggtggaggaccaggaggagaaggaccacCTCATAGACCTCTTCAAGTCTGGAGTCAG TAAGAAGTCCTGCAAGTACTTCGATCAGGGCCGCGGCTCGTGTCCCTTCGGGGGGAAATGTTTGTATCTTCACGCGTTCCCCGACGGAACTCGAGCGGAACCGGACCGGCCGCGCAAACAGCTGAGCGCCGAGGGCAACGTCCGG TTCATGAACAGCGTCCGGCTCTGGGACTTCATCGAGGAGCGCGACCAGCGGCCGGCGGCATCCCTCGATGATGACATCACGGAGATGAGGGAGCTCTTCATGCAGATGTCGGGGCCGAGCAATGACGGGccggagagccccccccccgccccagaccagtag
- the tsen2 gene encoding tRNA-splicing endonuclease subunit Sen2 produces MQAEFRAPRRRARVHEEYVAPLPVSRSPEERSHFRAELINQHVLVCHPDHIQKIYNQGYFGKGVLSRARPDHSVSDQWEQHEGLFLPVVSQSRYEELLRWAGSALSAQGLDEDAVNQTLLDLARPVEMEDVRREGSGGEEPGPNGGASPQTKSPGSEVEPEAKRSRRSSPQNHDQDPDPDPSGDPGSDVDPELNSDSDSDPGPLVPGPGFVLVVSDSEVCGGVKEIRRTPFSLTEYLQLSLEEAFFLVYSLGCLSVYLNQEPQSILQLWREFCSMRPDFVSSFAAYQHCRSRGWVPKGGGGAKYGVDLMLYRKGPPFYHASYSVVIERVDDAFKGSPLRPFSWRSLAAHSRITSNVSKELMLCYIIFPADLSEAELDSPVCLSRLKVQEVIVSRWVSTKERAEQEDI; encoded by the exons ATGCAGGCGGAGTTCCGGGCTCCGCGGAGACGCGCACGGGTGCACGAGGAGTACGTGGCTCCGCTGCCTGTGAGCCGCAGTCCGGAGGAGAGGAGCCACTTCCGGGCGGAGCTCATCAACCAACACGTGCTGGTCTGCCATCCGGACCACATCCAGAAGATATATAACCAG GGTTACTTTGGTAAAGGCGTCCTGTCCAGAGCGAGACCGGACCACAGCGTCTCTGACCAATGGGAAc AACACGAAGGTTTGTTCCTACCTGTCGTCTCACAGTCCAG GTATGAAGAGCTCCTCAGGTGGGCGGGTTCCGCTCTCTCTGCTCAGGGATTGGACGAAGACGCTGTCAATCAAACCCTGCTCGACCTCGCTCGGCCCGTAGAGATGGAGGatgtgaggagggaggggagtggaggggaggagccGGGACCGAATGGGGGAGCCAGTCCCCAAACAAAGAgtccggggtcagaggtcgagCCAGAGGCCAAGAGAAGCCGCAG GTCGAGCCCCCAAAACCACGACCAAGACCCTGATCCTGATCCCAGCGGCGACCCGGGATCTGATGTAGACCCTGAACTCAACTCAGACTCTGACTCTGATCCTGGTCCCTTGGTTCCCGGGCCTGGTTTTGTCCTTGTGGTCTCTGACAGTGAG gtgtgtgggggggtcaagGAGATCCGGCGGactcctttctctctcacagAGTACCTGCAACTCAGTCTGGAGGAG GCCTTCTTCCTGGTCTACAGTCTGggctgcctgtctgtctacctgaaCCAG GAGCCGCAGTCGATCCTCCAGCTGTGGAGGGAGTTTTGCTCCATGAGGCCCGACTTCGTCAGCTCCTTCGCCGCCTATCAGCACTGTCGGAGCAGGGGGTGGGTCCCtaaaggagggggcggggccaagtaCGGCGTGGACCtca tGTTGTATAGGAAAGGACCCCCTTTCTACCacgccag TTATTCGGTTGTGATTGAGCGGGTTGATGATGCGTTCAAGGGCTCGCCGTTGCGTCCGTTCTCGTGGCGTTCTCTGGCGGCTCACAGCAGGATCACCTCCAACGTCTCGAAG gagctgatgttgtgttacatcATCTTCCCGGCCGACCTATCAGAAGCTGAGCTGGACTCGCCCGTCTGTCTGAGCAGACTGAAGGTTCAG gaagtgatcgtCAGCCGTTGGGTTTCCACCAAAGAGCGAGCGGAGCAGgaagacatctga
- the LOC130208709 gene encoding MKRN2 opposite strand protein-like isoform X1 — protein sequence MLCYIIFPADLSEAELDSPVCLSRLKVQEIFCFSVPGACPSCGEELRGRRLQEAPVSLPSPLSNGHKTSCCLLVAPAHDNHSREFEGTSDLHTGISNTSGVVYNYTLAGVGRQSAGWQRCVSVPLVRPDMFHLLAQWDQYLERFSDGPLWDPAWHRFDEEQHNCFTFCLQFINSVLAAEGRSSLSRETFTQSFILPRMRRVTKYTTLYQHIQKHGYYMVDRQLDRQEDKQEDRPDKPDLF from the exons atgttgtgttacatcATCTTCCCGGCCGACCTATCAGAAGCTGAGCTGGACTCGCCCGTCTGTCTGAGCAGACTGAAGGTTCAG GAGATCTTCTGCTTCTCGGTCCCGGGGGCGTGTCCCAGCTGTggggaggagctgagggggaGGCGGCTGCAGGAGGCGCCGGtcagcctcccctcccccctcagcaACGGGCACAAGACCTCCTGCTGCCTGCTGGTCGCACCTGCACACGACAACcacagcag AGAGTTTGAGGGGACGTCAGATCTTCACACCGGGATCTCCAACACCTCAG gagtggTGTATAACTACACCCTGGCTGGAGTCGGGCGGCAGTCTGCTGGGTGGCAGCGCTGTGTCAGCGTTCCTCTGGTCCGACCCGACATGTTCCACCTGCTGGCTCAGTGGGACCAGTACCTGGAGCGCTTCTCTGACGGGCCCCTGTGGGACCCCGCCTGGCAcag gttCGATGAGGAGCAGCATAACTGCTTCACTTTCTGTCTTCAGTTCATCAACAGCGTCCTGGCCGCAGAGGGCCGGAGCTCTCTGAGCAGAGAGACCTTCACCCAGAGCTTCATCCTGCCGAGGATGAGGAGGGTCACCAAGTACACCACGCTGTACCAGCACATACAGAAACACGGGTACTACATGGTGGACAGACAgttggacagacaggaggacaaacaGGAGGACAGGCCTGATAAACCAGACTTATTCTAG
- the mkrn2 gene encoding E3 ubiquitin-protein ligase makorin-2 isoform X3 — MGGGGGGAPEDHAGLEGAGGGASVRGGLKKPMVLRERVLGVDSMFGGPPDGLGPGVTAAAASPHSYVQATRTGLDPSAQQQAAPPPPMGGAYQDLPQLCPYAAAGHCFYEDNCTYLHGDACEVCGLHVLHPHDPEQRRAHEKMCMLAFEADMEKAFAAQLSQDKVCSICMELVVQKLNPCDRRFGILSSCCHTFCLTCIRQWRCTRNFSNKIIKSCPECRVVSEFVIPSVYWVEDQEEKDHLIDLFKSGVSKKSCKYFDQGRGSCPFGGKCLYLHAFPDGTRAEPDRPRKQLSAEGNVRFMNSVRLWDFIEERDQRPAASLDDDITEMRELFMQMSGPSNDGPESPPPAPDQ; from the exons atgggaggtggaggaggcggagctccagaGGATCACGCCGGTCTAGAAGgagctggaggcggggcttcagtCCGAGGTGGACTGAAGAAGCCGATGGTCCTCAGAGAAAGAG tcCTGGGTGTAGACAGCATGTTTGGGGGTCCACCAGACGGTCTGGGTCCAGGCGTCACGGCGGCGGCTGCGTCTCCTCACTCGTACGTCCAAGCCACCAGGACGGGCCTGGACCCTTCTGCCCAGCAACAAG cagcccctccccccccgatGGGCGGGGCTTACCAGGACCTCCCCCAGCTCTGCCCCTACGCCGCCGCCGGCCACTGCTTCTACGAGGACAACTGCACGTACCTGCACGGCGACGCGTGCGAGGTGTGCGGGCTCCACGTGCTCCACCCGCACGACCCCGAGCAGAGGAGAGCGCACGAGAAG ATGTGCATGCTGGCCTTCGAGGCCGACATGGAGAAGGCCTTCGCTGCCCAGCTGAGTCAAGACAAG gtGTGCTCCATCTGCATGGAGCTGGTGGTGCAGAAGCTGAACCCGTGCGACCGCCGGTTCGGCATCCTGTCCTCCTGCTGCCACACCTTCTGCCTGACCTGCATCCGGCAGTGGCGTTGCACCCGCAACTTCAGCAACAAGATCATCAA gtcGTGTCCAGAGTGCCGGGTGGTCTCAGAGTTCGTCATCCCCTCTGTCTACTGggtggaggaccaggaggagaaggaccacCTCATAGACCTCTTCAAGTCTGGAGTCAG TAAGAAGTCCTGCAAGTACTTCGATCAGGGCCGCGGCTCGTGTCCCTTCGGGGGGAAATGTTTGTATCTTCACGCGTTCCCCGACGGAACTCGAGCGGAACCGGACCGGCCGCGCAAACAGCTGAGCGCCGAGGGCAACGTCCGG TTCATGAACAGCGTCCGGCTCTGGGACTTCATCGAGGAGCGCGACCAGCGGCCGGCGGCATCCCTCGATGATGACATCACGGAGATGAGGGAGCTCTTCATGCAGATGTCGGGGCCGAGCAATGACGGGccggagagccccccccccgccccagaccagtag
- the LOC130208709 gene encoding MKRN2 opposite strand protein-like isoform X2, translating into MDLGVIRLSHCQKEIFCFSVPGACPSCGEELRGRRLQEAPVSLPSPLSNGHKTSCCLLVAPAHDNHSREFEGTSDLHTGISNTSGVVYNYTLAGVGRQSAGWQRCVSVPLVRPDMFHLLAQWDQYLERFSDGPLWDPAWHRFDEEQHNCFTFCLQFINSVLAAEGRSSLSRETFTQSFILPRMRRVTKYTTLYQHIQKHGYYMVDRQLDRQEDKQEDRPDKPDLF; encoded by the exons ATGGATCTCGGCGTGATCCGCCTGAGTCACTGTCAGAAGGAGATCTTCTGCTTCTCGGTCCCGGGGGCGTGTCCCAGCTGTggggaggagctgagggggaGGCGGCTGCAGGAGGCGCCGGtcagcctcccctcccccctcagcaACGGGCACAAGACCTCCTGCTGCCTGCTGGTCGCACCTGCACACGACAACcacagcag AGAGTTTGAGGGGACGTCAGATCTTCACACCGGGATCTCCAACACCTCAG gagtggTGTATAACTACACCCTGGCTGGAGTCGGGCGGCAGTCTGCTGGGTGGCAGCGCTGTGTCAGCGTTCCTCTGGTCCGACCCGACATGTTCCACCTGCTGGCTCAGTGGGACCAGTACCTGGAGCGCTTCTCTGACGGGCCCCTGTGGGACCCCGCCTGGCAcag gttCGATGAGGAGCAGCATAACTGCTTCACTTTCTGTCTTCAGTTCATCAACAGCGTCCTGGCCGCAGAGGGCCGGAGCTCTCTGAGCAGAGAGACCTTCACCCAGAGCTTCATCCTGCCGAGGATGAGGAGGGTCACCAAGTACACCACGCTGTACCAGCACATACAGAAACACGGGTACTACATGGTGGACAGACAgttggacagacaggaggacaaacaGGAGGACAGGCCTGATAAACCAGACTTATTCTAG
- the mkrn2 gene encoding E3 ubiquitin-protein ligase makorin-2 isoform X2 produces MSTKQVTCRYFLHGVCREGSRCLFSHDPNTSKPSTICKFYQRGVCAYGERCRYDHIKSTPRGGGGMGGGGGGAPEDHAGLEGAGGGASVRGGLKKPMVLRERVLGVDSMFGGPPDGLGPGVTAAAASPHSYVQATRTGLDPSAQQQAPPPPMGGAYQDLPQLCPYAAAGHCFYEDNCTYLHGDACEVCGLHVLHPHDPEQRRAHEKMCMLAFEADMEKAFAAQLSQDKVCSICMELVVQKLNPCDRRFGILSSCCHTFCLTCIRQWRCTRNFSNKIIKSCPECRVVSEFVIPSVYWVEDQEEKDHLIDLFKSGVSKKSCKYFDQGRGSCPFGGKCLYLHAFPDGTRAEPDRPRKQLSAEGNVRFMNSVRLWDFIEERDQRPAASLDDDITEMRELFMQMSGPSNDGPESPPPAPDQ; encoded by the exons ATGAGCACCAAACAGGTGACCTGCAG GTACTTCCTCCACGGCGTGTGCAGGGAGGGAAGCCGCTGCCTCTTCTCTCACGACCCCAACACcagcaaaccctccaccatCTGCAAGTTCTACCAGAGGGGAGTGTGTGCCTACGGAGAGCGctgcag GTATGACCACATCAAATCTACacccagaggaggagggggaatgggaggtggaggaggcggagctccagaGGATCACGCCGGTCTAGAAGgagctggaggcggggcttcagtCCGAGGTGGACTGAAGAAGCCGATGGTCCTCAGAGAAAGAG tcCTGGGTGTAGACAGCATGTTTGGGGGTCCACCAGACGGTCTGGGTCCAGGCGTCACGGCGGCGGCTGCGTCTCCTCACTCGTACGTCCAAGCCACCAGGACGGGCCTGGACCCTTCTGCCCAGCAACAAG cccctccccccccgatGGGCGGGGCTTACCAGGACCTCCCCCAGCTCTGCCCCTACGCCGCCGCCGGCCACTGCTTCTACGAGGACAACTGCACGTACCTGCACGGCGACGCGTGCGAGGTGTGCGGGCTCCACGTGCTCCACCCGCACGACCCCGAGCAGAGGAGAGCGCACGAGAAG ATGTGCATGCTGGCCTTCGAGGCCGACATGGAGAAGGCCTTCGCTGCCCAGCTGAGTCAAGACAAG gtGTGCTCCATCTGCATGGAGCTGGTGGTGCAGAAGCTGAACCCGTGCGACCGCCGGTTCGGCATCCTGTCCTCCTGCTGCCACACCTTCTGCCTGACCTGCATCCGGCAGTGGCGTTGCACCCGCAACTTCAGCAACAAGATCATCAA gtcGTGTCCAGAGTGCCGGGTGGTCTCAGAGTTCGTCATCCCCTCTGTCTACTGggtggaggaccaggaggagaaggaccacCTCATAGACCTCTTCAAGTCTGGAGTCAG TAAGAAGTCCTGCAAGTACTTCGATCAGGGCCGCGGCTCGTGTCCCTTCGGGGGGAAATGTTTGTATCTTCACGCGTTCCCCGACGGAACTCGAGCGGAACCGGACCGGCCGCGCAAACAGCTGAGCGCCGAGGGCAACGTCCGG TTCATGAACAGCGTCCGGCTCTGGGACTTCATCGAGGAGCGCGACCAGCGGCCGGCGGCATCCCTCGATGATGACATCACGGAGATGAGGGAGCTCTTCATGCAGATGTCGGGGCCGAGCAATGACGGGccggagagccccccccccgccccagaccagtag